In Leptospira saintgironsiae, the following are encoded in one genomic region:
- a CDS encoding type II secretion system protein GspG: FGGVSLETAKMKIKKDKQELRLHLERYASKFGSYPSEEQGLDALVERPTNGEIPETWIPMVSSKDSIKDPWKNPYKLRFDGAGEIQIITFGQDKAEGGEGLNSDFDITKEEQYPAQFSSASGAKK, from the coding sequence TTTCGGTGGAGTGAGCCTCGAGACCGCAAAGATGAAGATCAAAAAAGACAAACAGGAACTTAGACTACATTTGGAAAGATACGCTTCCAAATTCGGAAGTTATCCTAGCGAAGAGCAAGGTTTAGACGCATTAGTTGAAAGACCAACTAACGGAGAAATCCCTGAAACCTGGATCCCAATGGTAAGCAGTAAAGATTCTATAAAAGATCCATGGAAAAACCCATACAAACTCAGATTTGATGGAGCTGGTGAGATCCAGATCATTACTTTTGGTCAGGATAAGGCAGAAGGAGGAGAAGGTTTAAACTCGGACTTCGATATCACTAAAGAAGAACAATATCCTGCTCAATTCTCTTCTGCATCCGGCGCTAAAAAATAA
- a CDS encoding type II secretion system protein produces MSPRAKGRIRSGFTLIELGVAVFLIGVMFALVLPSLVNLLTPGAQEEAMLLHDVVNFCFRRAKINQRTVYLQLNVDTETYTILDMERDETGLKEVPVFKDRELPSSSAIVDVMDGRGYRYNTGKIRIPFSPMAVAEDFYIHLGPDPEITRTLIIKRYGGKSEIEDGEVVVSKEQLEEYKRSEQYGTSKF; encoded by the coding sequence ATGAGCCCGAGAGCGAAAGGCCGGATCCGTTCCGGCTTCACATTGATCGAATTGGGAGTCGCAGTATTCCTGATTGGTGTGATGTTCGCTCTTGTGCTTCCTTCCTTAGTTAATTTACTCACACCAGGTGCTCAAGAAGAAGCAATGTTACTGCATGACGTTGTGAACTTCTGCTTTCGTAGGGCTAAGATCAACCAAAGAACAGTATATCTTCAGTTGAATGTTGATACTGAAACTTATACAATCTTAGATATGGAAAGAGATGAGACTGGCCTGAAAGAAGTTCCAGTGTTCAAAGACAGAGAACTTCCAAGCTCTTCTGCAATCGTAGATGTGATGGATGGAAGAGGTTATAGATATAATACAGGAAAGATCCGAATTCCATTTTCTCCGATGGCAGTAGCCGAAGATTTCTACATTCATTTAGGTCCGGATCCAGAGATCACAAGAACACTTATCATCAAACGTTATGGCGGAAAATCTGAAATAGAAGATGGAGAAGTTGTAGTTTCCAAAGAACAATTGGAAGAGTACAAACGTAGCGAGCAATATGGCACGAGTAAGTTTTAA
- a CDS encoding prepilin-type cleavage/methylation domain-containing protein produces the protein MARVSFKRKNPLKKRQGFTILEMTLAFALAAGWLLYVLMVVSEGIRLKKVAALQIEATHLAKIKMAQIDSATILQADTSSGEIPGYKDWKFTTIIKEENLDLLKMAGKDSGKKPEDLLGGTNSSMNQLIAKRTGNNQGSATGGLIAVFHIYVTIEYPTGGRDNQGIPVKEQYTIETYKARMN, from the coding sequence ATGGCACGAGTAAGTTTTAAGAGAAAAAACCCTCTTAAGAAGAGACAAGGTTTTACTATTTTAGAAATGACCTTGGCGTTTGCACTCGCCGCAGGTTGGCTTCTCTATGTACTTATGGTAGTCTCAGAAGGGATACGGCTTAAAAAAGTTGCAGCACTCCAGATAGAAGCAACTCACCTTGCAAAAATTAAAATGGCACAGATAGATTCTGCCACCATTCTTCAAGCGGATACGAGTTCAGGAGAAATACCAGGTTACAAAGACTGGAAATTCACTACGATCATCAAAGAAGAAAATTTAGATCTTCTAAAAATGGCAGGAAAAGACAGCGGCAAAAAACCTGAAGATCTACTCGGTGGAACTAACTCCAGCATGAACCAGCTCATCGCAAAAAGAACAGGTAATAACCAAGGTTCTGCTACCGGTGGACTTATTGCAGTATTTCATATTTATGTAACGATAGAATATCCTACAGGTGGAAGAGATAACCAAGGAATTCCAGTAAAAGAACAATACACGATCGAGACTTATAAGGCGAGGATGAATTGA
- a CDS encoding type II secretion system protein GspJ, translating to MEPSSIHSKSLKLLQKRRRSGFTLIELTIVAALLGVLLGMVFGTYATILKVTRPTSSADGVDREKAISVIENIRSTLTMAFYFQTEKNLVFVSRKGRKAEDGPRHPGESTKDHFIVFAAVHPNSEEVALPEVREVEYYLKQKDGTDYYKLMRREDEIVDRYPFVGGQEYELLDNVKSLSFKFSKTGKEWEEEWDSFQRKSIPRLIRIEIIANMGNKERRFETLAFPGMLLK from the coding sequence ATGGAACCTTCTTCTATACATTCAAAATCTCTTAAGTTACTTCAAAAAAGAAGAAGATCTGGATTTACACTGATCGAATTGACCATTGTAGCAGCATTACTTGGAGTTTTACTCGGAATGGTATTCGGAACTTATGCTACAATCTTAAAAGTCACTCGTCCAACTTCGAGTGCAGATGGTGTTGATAGGGAAAAAGCAATTTCTGTTATCGAAAATATTAGAAGCACATTGACAATGGCATTCTATTTCCAGACAGAAAAAAATCTGGTCTTTGTAAGCAGAAAGGGACGCAAAGCAGAAGATGGACCAAGACATCCAGGTGAAAGCACCAAAGATCATTTTATAGTATTCGCGGCAGTTCATCCTAATTCAGAAGAAGTTGCACTTCCTGAAGTAAGAGAAGTAGAATATTATCTAAAACAAAAAGACGGCACGGATTATTATAAATTAATGAGAAGAGAAGATGAGATAGTAGATCGTTATCCATTCGTAGGCGGACAAGAATACGAATTGTTAGATAATGTAAAATCTCTCTCCTTTAAATTTTCTAAAACAGGAAAAGAATGGGAAGAAGAATGGGATTCTTTCCAAAGAAAAAGTATCCCACGTCTGATCCGAATAGAGATCATCGCTAATATGGGAAATAAGGAAAGACGTTTCGAAACTCTTGCCTTCCCAGGGATGCTTCTGAAATGA
- a CDS encoding general secretion pathway protein GspK yields MNSGLGLKGRRFSRRRGAIVMLLVGGIGVAALTTTLDFAERSMAEYKISQGEMSGFKASLLAKAGFQGALAALRKIPEEQLYQSGIGLNPPPVPMGGGWIYYKIQGEDGKINLNSIFNADTKELNLRNQEMAQRLLERLGMKRDLFNPVIDWLDDDSQGNFEISYYEKLTPPRKIKNAYMYSLSELTSVKGFDPKIVYGSQKPPDYEQKYSKDFMSDEEKSLIGESDFVLANNLTAFVPFQRNYDDRINLNAAPYFVLMSLSDFMNRQSVLQIMKMKIKKGGYLKEIKDLETIPEFQVPSVGGLSLYKELAGEGTDVSGGRIKTKGEIFRISAVGEVERNYNSKKSSDVMKGPKIVRRITGIFDLTNNLMLYYRED; encoded by the coding sequence ATGAATTCGGGTCTTGGCCTAAAAGGCAGAAGATTTTCCAGAAGAAGAGGAGCAATTGTAATGCTCCTAGTCGGAGGCATTGGTGTAGCTGCATTAACCACTACCTTAGATTTTGCAGAAAGGTCCATGGCAGAATATAAAATTTCACAAGGAGAAATGTCTGGATTCAAAGCTTCTCTTTTAGCAAAAGCTGGATTCCAAGGAGCCTTGGCAGCACTCAGAAAAATCCCGGAAGAACAATTATACCAATCTGGAATAGGACTGAATCCACCTCCAGTTCCAATGGGAGGAGGCTGGATCTATTATAAGATCCAGGGAGAAGATGGAAAAATTAACTTAAATTCTATCTTCAATGCAGACACAAAAGAATTAAATTTAAGAAACCAAGAAATGGCCCAGAGACTTCTGGAACGTTTGGGAATGAAGAGGGATCTTTTCAACCCAGTGATCGACTGGTTGGATGATGATAGCCAGGGGAATTTTGAAATTTCATATTATGAAAAACTGACCCCTCCACGAAAGATCAAAAACGCATACATGTATTCTCTTTCCGAGCTTACTTCTGTGAAAGGTTTCGATCCTAAAATTGTATATGGCTCCCAAAAACCTCCCGACTATGAACAAAAGTATTCCAAGGATTTTATGTCCGACGAGGAAAAAAGTCTGATCGGGGAGTCGGATTTCGTTTTGGCAAATAATCTGACCGCATTTGTTCCTTTCCAAAGAAACTACGATGATAGAATCAACTTGAACGCCGCACCGTACTTCGTTTTAATGTCTCTATCCGATTTTATGAACCGCCAATCTGTTCTTCAGATCATGAAAATGAAGATCAAAAAGGGCGGCTACCTGAAGGAAATTAAGGATCTGGAAACTATCCCAGAATTCCAGGTACCTTCCGTTGGCGGACTTTCCCTCTACAAAGAATTAGCAGGAGAAGGAACCGATGTGTCCGGTGGAAGGATCAAAACAAAGGGCGAAATATTTCGGATCAGCGCGGTCGGGGAAGTAGAAAGAAACTATAATAGTAAAAAAAGTTCCGATGTTATGAAAGGACCTAAAATTGTACGTAGGATCACCGGAATTTTCGACCTGACCAATAACCTGATGCTATATTATAGAGAAGATTAA
- the pilM gene encoding pilus assembly protein PilM, whose product MFLYEKFLTVDYGTNSVKGVLFQRVAGNLTLLRAETMPISRMEEKEYETNVLRFINTYFAEEHAIVLSLSLDKLFVREISIPLTTEKAVREVIPFEIESRVPFPMETVEVLGSVWRIDQDKSDVITYTSHHSEFDTLASPFLESSLVFRGIFVDSVCLGSIISKHLHKEIQFANVAQLDIGGKKSILNVTKDGKIAHTRFLSVGGDILTEEISKALKIPKDKAEALKTSIQFEPFHTPEDGLNLFAKEYKLKIADIKKAFAISQEFFTSLSEEVRRSFLSLEETERPEVVYLSGEGSKVRDLESFIGENLGIQARRYDFLSADPDRFATCYGMAYHLIQSKKAKIDFLETPYVKRLNKNLFDISIFKPHIILSSVSFVLLIGVFFLGIISDKRKLAAANKILAEKVKSSTGSSVPSSRDPLEFAKSLRDGAERKTELYRKYLSKPSVLDVLHEISLKFPDPGMQPFLFQSITYDNGSVSIQGAVNEISEIGKVQDSLARSPMFKNVKLDSNRPNFGLKTFKVSFVIKMEVTSKIEEND is encoded by the coding sequence ATGTTCTTATACGAAAAGTTTTTAACCGTAGATTACGGTACAAATTCTGTAAAAGGTGTTCTGTTCCAAAGAGTAGCTGGGAACCTGACTCTTCTTAGAGCAGAGACCATGCCCATCTCCCGAATGGAAGAAAAGGAGTACGAAACAAATGTACTTCGTTTTATAAACACCTATTTTGCAGAAGAACATGCAATCGTTCTTTCACTCTCTCTAGACAAACTTTTCGTGAGAGAGATCTCCATTCCATTAACTACCGAAAAAGCTGTAAGAGAAGTAATTCCTTTCGAAATAGAAAGTAGAGTCCCTTTTCCAATGGAAACTGTCGAAGTGCTTGGTTCTGTTTGGAGAATCGACCAAGACAAATCGGACGTAATCACTTATACCTCTCATCATTCCGAGTTTGATACGTTAGCTTCTCCATTTTTGGAATCCAGTCTTGTGTTTCGCGGGATTTTTGTGGATTCGGTATGTTTGGGTTCTATTATATCTAAACATTTACATAAAGAGATACAATTCGCAAACGTTGCTCAGTTAGATATCGGCGGCAAAAAATCCATCTTAAACGTGACTAAAGATGGAAAGATAGCACATACACGTTTTCTTTCTGTAGGCGGGGATATTCTTACAGAAGAAATTTCTAAAGCATTAAAGATACCTAAAGATAAAGCAGAAGCATTAAAGACAAGTATCCAATTTGAACCTTTCCATACTCCAGAAGATGGTTTGAATTTATTTGCAAAAGAATACAAACTCAAAATTGCAGATATCAAAAAGGCATTTGCAATTTCCCAGGAATTTTTCACATCCTTAAGCGAAGAAGTTCGCAGAAGTTTTCTATCATTAGAGGAAACAGAAAGACCGGAAGTAGTATATCTTTCAGGAGAAGGAAGTAAAGTCAGAGACTTAGAATCCTTTATAGGAGAAAACCTTGGGATCCAAGCCAGAAGATACGATTTCTTAAGTGCAGATCCTGATAGATTCGCTACCTGCTATGGGATGGCTTATCATCTAATCCAATCTAAAAAAGCTAAAATAGACTTTTTAGAAACTCCTTATGTAAAAAGGCTTAATAAAAACTTATTCGATATAAGTATATTTAAACCTCATATTATTTTAAGTTCAGTGTCTTTTGTACTTTTGATCGGAGTATTTTTCTTAGGGATTATTTCTGATAAAAGAAAACTCGCAGCTGCCAATAAGATCCTGGCTGAAAAAGTAAAATCAAGTACTGGATCCAGTGTACCTTCCAGCAGAGATCCTCTAGAATTTGCAAAAAGTCTGAGAGATGGCGCAGAAAGAAAAACTGAACTATATAGAAAATACCTTTCTAAACCAAGCGTGTTAGACGTATTACATGAAATTTCCTTAAAGTTCCCTGATCCAGGGATGCAACCTTTCTTATTCCAAAGTATCACTTATGATAACGGTTCTGTTTCCATCCAAGGTGCAGTAAACGAGATCTCAGAAATCGGAAAAGTACAGGATTCTTTGGCCCGTTCTCCAATGTTCAAAAACGTAAAATTAGATAGTAACCGTCCAAACTTCGGACTCAAAACATTTAAAGTTTCCTTTGTGATTAAAATGGAGGTGACCTCTAAAATCGAAGAAAACGATTAA
- the gspN gene encoding type II secretion system protein GspN codes for MARAKKIEIEEEDELISNEEEEFLTMELEELPLEEEEEDTPRFSLKQKLILIGSGLSSFLLFLILLFPYENIVRQLMNSSSGQPSSVFFNELSVSVLLGKVSVKSMEIMGQTFKIRSKDAQIKAGLFSLLRKKVNGDFEIEELELDYDGQTIGNIGELEGHLQLDSLSVPASRFGGAFSLKMPEGKFGSFPNLPEIPFIGKIENFFINKILITSRIDQGMVEFEEFIIDTSVARLDLHGNLRLSDSLPNSQLNLRVCFELERNFASAAENQIIVGALDLLEKGGSGKCIPITGTFQRPEFKIPGLNAPAAGGLPGTPAP; via the coding sequence ATGGCTCGCGCAAAAAAGATAGAAATAGAAGAAGAGGACGAACTAATCTCCAACGAGGAAGAAGAATTCCTTACGATGGAATTGGAGGAATTGCCTCTCGAAGAAGAGGAGGAAGATACTCCCAGATTTTCTCTCAAACAAAAACTTATACTGATCGGAAGTGGACTCAGTTCTTTTCTTCTTTTTTTGATCCTATTATTCCCTTACGAAAATATTGTCCGCCAGTTAATGAATTCCTCCTCAGGGCAGCCAAGCAGCGTATTTTTTAACGAGTTATCCGTTTCGGTTCTGCTCGGAAAAGTTTCTGTAAAATCCATGGAAATCATGGGTCAAACATTCAAGATCAGATCTAAAGATGCTCAGATCAAGGCTGGACTTTTTTCCTTATTAAGAAAAAAGGTAAACGGCGATTTCGAAATTGAAGAATTAGAACTAGACTACGACGGCCAAACTATAGGAAACATAGGGGAGTTAGAAGGTCATTTGCAGTTGGACTCATTAAGCGTCCCTGCCAGCAGATTCGGCGGAGCATTCTCTCTCAAAATGCCAGAAGGAAAATTCGGGTCTTTCCCGAATCTTCCTGAAATTCCTTTTATAGGAAAAATAGAAAACTTTTTCATAAATAAGATACTCATTACTTCCAGAATTGACCAAGGAATGGTAGAGTTCGAAGAATTTATAATAGATACATCCGTCGCAAGGTTGGATCTTCACGGAAATCTCAGACTTTCGGATTCACTTCCTAATTCTCAATTAAACCTAAGAGTTTGTTTTGAGTTAGAAAGGAATTTTGCCTCTGCTGCAGAAAACCAGATCATTGTAGGTGCATTGGATCTTTTAGAAAAAGGTGGAAGTGGGAAATGTATCCCAATCACTGGAACTTTCCAAAGACCTGAATTTAAGATCCCTGGCTTAAACGCTCCGGCAGCAGGGGGTTTACCAGGAACTCCAGCTCCTTAA
- a CDS encoding sulfite exporter TauE/SafE family protein: protein MLPALVLLFFGSILAFWVSTICGGGASLILIPILTSLLTPSIVPFALTLGTASNSASRIIVFRKSIDWKIFYWFVPFSIPAVLLGAWLIKFLNPIYLQLSVSLFLLANLPEIFQSKADHETKEKPYSNVIIAILGFFSGLVSGITGAIGLIFNRFYLNYGLKKEEIVATRAANELFLHLFKLAVYIALGFYSESAIYIGVSIAFASIISSFSIKYILPYISDLAFKRIGYISMVIAGIFLFSNSINKIIDQDHISVSTSWVIREQETRIKWRESNFVLEYSWEEGLEIERPILPQELPDNLKLKYESMTKEYDKVLVEKVFRFREPISYEFYCYKQDNITKFEFSE, encoded by the coding sequence ATGCTTCCTGCACTGGTACTTCTATTCTTCGGATCAATATTGGCGTTTTGGGTCAGTACGATATGTGGGGGAGGAGCCAGTTTAATATTAATTCCTATACTAACTAGTTTATTAACCCCTTCCATAGTTCCATTTGCTTTAACTCTCGGAACAGCTTCCAATTCGGCATCTAGAATTATAGTATTTAGAAAGAGTATCGATTGGAAAATTTTTTATTGGTTCGTTCCTTTTTCGATACCTGCGGTTCTATTAGGTGCATGGCTCATAAAGTTTTTAAACCCGATTTATCTACAGTTATCCGTTTCACTTTTCCTTTTAGCAAATCTCCCTGAAATTTTCCAATCAAAGGCGGACCATGAAACAAAGGAGAAACCGTATTCGAACGTAATCATAGCAATACTTGGATTTTTTTCCGGCCTCGTATCCGGGATCACCGGAGCAATCGGACTGATATTCAATAGGTTTTACTTAAATTATGGACTGAAAAAAGAGGAGATAGTCGCCACAAGAGCGGCAAACGAATTATTTCTTCATTTATTCAAACTTGCTGTTTATATAGCCTTAGGATTTTATTCCGAATCTGCAATCTATATCGGTGTTTCGATCGCGTTTGCTTCTATCATATCCTCATTTTCCATAAAATATATCTTACCTTATATAAGTGATCTTGCTTTTAAAAGAATAGGATATATATCCATGGTAATAGCCGGAATATTTCTTTTTTCCAATTCAATAAACAAGATCATCGATCAGGATCATATCTCCGTTTCCACTTCATGGGTAATCCGAGAACAAGAAACAAGGATCAAATGGAGAGAAAGTAATTTTGTTCTGGAATATTCATGGGAAGAAGGATTAGAAATTGAGAGACCAATTCTTCCACAAGAATTACCCGATAACTTGAAATTAAAATATGAGTCAATGACCAAGGAGTATGATAAAGTACTGGTCGAAAAAGTTTTCCGATTCAGAGAACCAATCAGTTATGAATTCTATTGTTATAAACAAGATAATATAACGAAATTTGAATTTTCCGAATAA
- a CDS encoding vitamin B12-dependent ribonucleotide reductase, with amino-acid sequence MKLNKHFTSPEKGFSKDLNWVKRNSKISNPDGSVVFEAKDILVPNQWSQVAVDILAQKYFRRKGVPKYLKKVDEKGIPEWLQRSEPDTEKLSSLKAEDRFGGEASAQEVFHRLAGCWTYWGYKYGYFSDEESAKTFYEEVSFMLASQMSAPNSPQWFNTGLHWAYGIDGKSQGHFYVDPTSAKLVKSASAYEHPQPHACFIQSVDDDLVNEGGIMDLWVREARLFKYGSGTGTNFSNLRAENESLSGGGKSSGLMSFLKIGDRAAGAIKSGGTTRRAAKMVCLDVDHPDIDRFVDWKVEEEKKVASLVTGSILNNRHLNAIMKACYEMEGEDRFEPKKNSALKKTIVEAKKVLIPDNYIKRVIDLARQGYKELIFEELTTDWQSEAYNTVSGQNSNNSVRLPNEFMNAVEQDLPWHLYNRTEKEKALKEKRAAKPAKTIRARDLWDRISFAAWSSADPGTQYHTTINEWHTCPEDGNINASNPCSEYMFLDNTACNLASANLQKFVDPETLVFDVESFRYLCRLWTIILEISVTMAQFPSREIAELSYKFRTLGLGYANLGSALMIMGIPYDSKEAMAITGAITSIMHMTAYATSAEMAKELGPFPGYEKNKKHMLRVLRNHKRAAYNVPSEDYEGLTITPVGIDPAYCPSYLLKAAQEDSDNAVSLGEAHGYRNAQVTVIAPTGTIGLVMDCDTTGIEPDFALVKFKKLAGGGYFKIINQSVPLALRKLGYSPSEIESIVNYCKGHATLNGAPVINTQSLKEKGFTNEILEKVEASLPYAFDINFAFNKFNLGENFLQKNLGIAKETYDSFTFNLLEHLGFSKDEINKANDYVCGTMTIENAPYLKEKDYPVFDCANKCGKYGKRYLSYESHIRTMAAAQPFISGAISKTINLPEDATIEDIKNAYYISWKMMVKANALYRDGSKLSQPLNSVLELLNGIELEEQEEIAEAAVAKDPSQFAEKIVYKYISHRRKLPNRRAGYTQKAVVGGHKVYLRTGEYEDGQLGEIFVDMHKEGAAFRSLMNAFAISVSLGLQHGVPLEEFVDAFTFFKFEPNGIVTGNKHIKMSTSVIDFIFRELAITYLGRYDLGQVAPEDLRGDEIGSRKSSESIQSKAPVQPVASAVVETAPASEPETISYSQMMRTEKPTSGIALMEEIKMARIKGYTGDSCTECGSFEMVRNGSCLKCMSCGATTGCS; translated from the coding sequence ATGAAGCTAAATAAACATTTCACTTCACCTGAGAAGGGATTTTCAAAGGACTTAAACTGGGTTAAGAGGAATTCTAAGATCTCTAACCCTGACGGATCCGTCGTCTTCGAAGCTAAGGACATTCTTGTTCCGAACCAATGGTCTCAGGTTGCAGTAGATATTCTTGCCCAGAAGTATTTCAGACGCAAAGGAGTGCCAAAATACTTAAAAAAAGTAGATGAAAAAGGCATTCCAGAATGGTTACAGCGCTCTGAACCAGACACTGAAAAACTTTCTTCTTTAAAAGCAGAAGATCGTTTCGGTGGAGAGGCTTCCGCACAGGAAGTTTTCCATCGTTTAGCGGGCTGTTGGACCTATTGGGGATATAAATACGGTTATTTTTCAGACGAAGAAAGTGCTAAAACTTTCTACGAAGAAGTATCTTTCATGCTGGCTTCTCAAATGTCCGCTCCTAACTCCCCTCAGTGGTTCAATACTGGATTACATTGGGCGTATGGGATCGACGGTAAATCCCAAGGACATTTCTATGTGGATCCTACCAGTGCAAAATTGGTAAAATCTGCTTCCGCATACGAGCATCCACAACCTCATGCATGTTTTATTCAAAGTGTAGATGATGATTTAGTGAATGAAGGTGGTATCATGGATCTTTGGGTCCGTGAGGCTCGCCTATTCAAATACGGTTCCGGAACAGGAACCAACTTCTCTAACCTGAGAGCGGAAAACGAATCCCTTTCTGGCGGAGGAAAAAGTTCCGGTTTAATGAGTTTCTTAAAGATCGGAGACCGTGCTGCTGGTGCGATCAAGTCTGGTGGAACCACTCGTCGTGCTGCTAAAATGGTATGTTTGGATGTAGATCATCCGGATATCGATCGTTTCGTAGATTGGAAAGTAGAAGAAGAGAAGAAAGTAGCTTCTCTAGTAACCGGCTCCATTCTGAACAACAGACATCTAAATGCGATCATGAAAGCTTGTTACGAGATGGAGGGAGAGGATCGTTTCGAACCTAAAAAGAACTCCGCTCTTAAAAAAACTATCGTAGAAGCTAAGAAAGTTTTAATTCCTGATAATTATATCAAGAGAGTGATCGATCTTGCTAGACAAGGTTATAAAGAACTCATTTTCGAAGAGTTAACCACAGATTGGCAATCAGAAGCATATAATACTGTTTCTGGACAGAATAGTAATAACTCAGTTCGTCTTCCGAATGAGTTCATGAATGCTGTAGAACAAGATCTTCCTTGGCATTTATATAACAGAACTGAAAAGGAAAAAGCTCTCAAAGAAAAAAGAGCTGCTAAACCTGCAAAAACCATCAGAGCAAGAGATCTTTGGGATAGAATTTCTTTTGCAGCTTGGTCTTCTGCTGACCCTGGAACACAGTATCATACTACCATCAACGAATGGCATACTTGTCCTGAAGATGGAAACATTAATGCTTCCAACCCATGTTCAGAGTATATGTTCTTGGACAATACTGCATGTAACTTGGCTTCTGCGAACTTACAGAAATTTGTAGATCCTGAAACTCTTGTTTTCGATGTAGAAAGTTTCCGTTATCTTTGCCGTCTTTGGACAATCATTCTTGAGATTTCCGTGACCATGGCTCAGTTCCCTTCCAGAGAGATTGCAGAACTTTCTTATAAGTTCAGAACTCTTGGACTCGGATACGCAAACCTTGGTTCCGCATTGATGATCATGGGAATTCCTTATGATTCTAAGGAAGCAATGGCGATCACTGGTGCCATCACTTCTATCATGCATATGACCGCTTATGCTACTTCTGCGGAAATGGCAAAAGAACTCGGACCATTCCCTGGTTATGAGAAGAACAAAAAGCATATGCTTAGAGTTCTAAGAAACCACAAAAGAGCGGCATATAATGTTCCTTCTGAAGATTACGAAGGTTTAACTATCACTCCTGTAGGAATTGATCCTGCATACTGCCCTTCTTACCTTTTGAAAGCAGCTCAAGAAGATTCTGATAATGCAGTTTCTTTAGGAGAAGCTCATGGATACAGAAACGCACAAGTTACAGTAATCGCACCAACAGGAACTATCGGTCTTGTAATGGATTGTGATACTACTGGTATCGAGCCTGATTTCGCTTTGGTGAAATTCAAAAAATTAGCGGGCGGTGGTTATTTCAAAATTATCAACCAATCCGTTCCTTTGGCTCTTCGTAAACTTGGATACTCTCCTTCTGAGATCGAATCTATCGTGAATTATTGTAAAGGACATGCTACCTTAAACGGAGCTCCTGTAATCAATACACAAAGCTTGAAAGAAAAAGGTTTCACGAACGAAATTTTGGAAAAAGTAGAAGCTTCTCTTCCTTACGCGTTTGATATTAATTTTGCATTCAATAAGTTTAACTTAGGTGAGAATTTCTTACAAAAGAACTTAGGGATCGCAAAAGAAACTTATGATTCTTTCACATTCAATTTGCTCGAACATTTAGGTTTCTCTAAAGATGAGATCAATAAAGCAAATGATTATGTTTGTGGAACAATGACCATCGAGAACGCTCCTTACTTAAAAGAGAAAGATTACCCTGTATTCGATTGTGCGAACAAATGTGGTAAATACGGAAAACGTTATCTTTCTTATGAGTCTCATATCCGCACTATGGCTGCAGCTCAGCCTTTCATCAGCGGTGCGATCTCTAAGACGATCAACCTTCCAGAAGATGCAACTATTGAAGATATCAAAAACGCATACTATATCTCTTGGAAGATGATGGTAAAAGCGAATGCACTTTACCGTGACGGATCTAAACTTTCTCAGCCTTTGAACTCTGTATTAGAACTTCTAAATGGAATCGAGTTAGAAGAACAAGAAGAGATCGCAGAAGCTGCGGTTGCTAAAGATCCTTCTCAATTTGCAGAAAAGATCGTTTATAAATATATCTCTCATAGACGTAAACTTCCTAACAGAAGAGCCGGATATACTCAAAAAGCAGTTGTTGGCGGTCACAAAGTTTATTTAAGAACTGGTGAATATGAAGATGGGCAACTCGGAGAGATCTTCGTGGATATGCACAAAGAAGGTGCAGCGTTCAGAAGTTTGATGAACGCATTCGCGATTTCCGTATCTTTAGGTCTACAACATGGAGTTCCATTAGAAGAGTTTGTGGATGCATTCACATTCTTCAAATTCGAGCCAAATGGTATCGTTACCGGAAATAAACATATCAAAATGAGTACTTCCGTAATCGATTTCATCTTCAGAGAACTTGCGATCACTTATCTGGGAAGATATGACCTTGGCCAAGTAGCTCCTGAAGATCTAAGAGGAGACGAGATCGGATCCAGAAAATCTTCTGAGTCCATCCAATCTAAGGCACCTGTTCAACCAGTAGCTTCTGCAGTAGTGGAAACTGCTCCTGCTTCCGAGCCGGAAACAATTTCCTACTCTCAGATGATGAGGACAGAGAAGCCTACCTCAGGAATTGCTCTGATGGAAGAGATCAAAATGGCAAGGATCAAAGGTTATACTGGAGATTCCTGCACAGAATGTGGATCTTTCGAGATGGTAAGAAACGGTTCCTGTCTGAAATGTATGTCCTGCGGGGCAACCACTGGATGCTCTTGA